The Montipora capricornis isolate CH-2021 chromosome 6, ASM3666992v2, whole genome shotgun sequence genome has a window encoding:
- the LOC138051875 gene encoding uncharacterized protein isoform X2, whose protein sequence is MPDLYSKQHACHLLPTDKYKNPDYFVTSQQFHHYAIPSPCESHPCKYGKCSPLYHTNDYRCDCLDGSFAKSCLPVYQNCSVAPSKTGNYKILDKQLQPFSVFCDQINDGGGWTMVFKAVKGVTQPLVGPLWNSNENMAENITAALDTTASYHGHYKNRIVNNWREFDPQEARLVLYQNGNEVLSMKFNASGTTNVGIADVLAVFIR, encoded by the exons ATGCCAGACCTTTACTCCAAACAGCATGCTTGTCATCTACTTCCGACGGATAAATACAAGAATCCCGACTATTTTGTTACGAGTCAGCAATTTCATCACTATGCTATACCG AGCCCATGTGAGAGTCATCCATGCAAATACGGAAAATGCAGTCCGCTTTACCATACAAATGACTACAGATGCGACTGTCTTGACGGAAGCTTTGCCAAAAGCTGTCTACCTG TTTACCAAAATTGTTCCGTCGCTCCCAGTAAAACCGGCAATTACAAGATTTTGGACAAGCAATTGCAACCGTTCTCTGTTTTCTGCGACCAAATAAATGATGGAGGAG GTTGGACAATGGTATTTAAAGCTGTTAAAGGCGTCACCCAGCCCCTCGTTGGCCCCTTATGGAATTCAAATGAAAACATGGCAGAAAACATCACAGCTGCACTAGACACAACAGCAAGTTATCATGGGCACTATAAAAATCGCATCGTAAACAACTGGCGTGAATTTGATCCACAAGAG GCACGCCTTGTTTTGTACCAGAATGGAAATGAAGTTCTGTCAATGAAGTTCAACGCCTCTGGCACCA CCAATGTTGGGATCGCTGATGTGCTTGCTGTGTTCATCCGTTGA
- the LOC138051875 gene encoding uncharacterized protein isoform X1, giving the protein MPDLYSKQHACHLLPTDKYKNPDYFVTSQQFHHYAIPSPCESHPCKYGKCSPLYHTNDYRCDCLDGSFAKSCLPVYQNCSVAPSKTGNYKILDKQLQPFSVFCDQINDGGGWTMVFKAVKGVTQPLVGPLWNSNENMAENITAALDTTASYHGHYKNRIVNNWREFDPQEARLVLYQNGNEVLSMKFNASGTSKLDWFSKDNLLSSPWIDLKNASSLQHFEIMGSFNRSFEISHKYGGCPMDTGWLVIGGTGCAWERHDRNITPSIQFSKLNGVINRNEFANVGIADVLAVFIR; this is encoded by the exons ATGCCAGACCTTTACTCCAAACAGCATGCTTGTCATCTACTTCCGACGGATAAATACAAGAATCCCGACTATTTTGTTACGAGTCAGCAATTTCATCACTATGCTATACCG AGCCCATGTGAGAGTCATCCATGCAAATACGGAAAATGCAGTCCGCTTTACCATACAAATGACTACAGATGCGACTGTCTTGACGGAAGCTTTGCCAAAAGCTGTCTACCTG TTTACCAAAATTGTTCCGTCGCTCCCAGTAAAACCGGCAATTACAAGATTTTGGACAAGCAATTGCAACCGTTCTCTGTTTTCTGCGACCAAATAAATGATGGAGGAG GTTGGACAATGGTATTTAAAGCTGTTAAAGGCGTCACCCAGCCCCTCGTTGGCCCCTTATGGAATTCAAATGAAAACATGGCAGAAAACATCACAGCTGCACTAGACACAACAGCAAGTTATCATGGGCACTATAAAAATCGCATCGTAAACAACTGGCGTGAATTTGATCCACAAGAG GCACGCCTTGTTTTGTACCAGAATGGAAATGAAGTTCTGTCAATGAAGTTCAACGCCTCTGGCACCAGTAAGCTGGATTGGTTCTCCAAGGATAACCTGCTTTCTTCTCCATGGATTGACCTTAAAAATGCTAGTAGTTTGCAACACTTTGAAATAATGGGTTCATTTAATCGATCCTTTGAGATCAGTCACAAATACGGAGGTTGTCCTATGGATACTGGATGGCTAGTCATTGGCGGCACAGGTTGCGCCTGGGAAAGACACGACCGCAATATCACTCCTAGCATTCAGTTTAGCAAACTGAATGGGGTCATTAATAGGAACGAGTTTG CCAATGTTGGGATCGCTGATGTGCTTGCTGTGTTCATCCGTTGA